TGTTCGGTGTCGGACAGAAAAAAGGAGCATTCCCGGCAGGGTTACGGATTGGAATTGTTCAGGGACCAAGAGGCGGTGGTTCGGTTGTACACATGAAGTACGGAGATGTCATTAAGTCATTTGGAACTCAAACGGACACAGGATTGCTCCTTCATACAGAAGGACCACGATGTTTCAATGTTTTTGCGTCCGGTGATTCAATGACCAACCGGGAACGGAAACTCCCGCCAACGAAACAGAACAACAAACTTTTTGCAGAAGCATTGGCGCTGAAACTGAATATGGTTGCAAGTGCGACCGGAAAAATGCCGGTCGGGTTGGGTGAACTGACATTCAATGATACATCCGATGCAACCAATCTGTTCAACGGCTTTATGGTAAAACAGATTGTCGCCAAAGCAGATACGATGTTAAGTTGCTTGCCGCTTGCCGATGCAACGACAACGCTTGATGATATGTATGACGCAGTTGTTGCAATCAATAATTCTTTCCGTACGGATGGAAGGCTTGATACAATTAGTTTTGCAAAGACTACCCGCCTCACCGGTGTGAAGCGACTTGTTGATGTCTTGTACATGCACTCGACTCCGGGAGTTGCGACAAACATGTTGTTCATTGAAGATGAACTTGCCGAAGACGAAGAAGATGTGCCGGAATCATTTGCGTTATATCAGAACTATCCGAATCCGTTTAACCCGACGACGAATTTCGGATTTCGGATTGCCAATTTAGGATTGGTGTCATTGAGAGTGTATAGCTTACTTGGACAGGAAGTGGCAACATTGCTGAAGGATGAAGAAATGGAGGAGGGGGAATATGAAATTTCGTTCGACGCTATCAATCTTCCGAGCGGTGTTTATTTCTATCGCATTGATGTTGTTGGACAGGATGGAAGTCAATCCTGTTCTGATGTTAAACGGATGACATTGATAAAATAACTCAAATTCATTTGTAACGTTGAAGCCGGTTCCCGAAAGGAATCGGCTTTTGTTTTTCAAATCACACAAGTTTTCTCTATCTTCACTGCGCATGATTCACTCAGAAACAATTCTTGTCCTCGATTTTGGCTCTCAATATTCTCAGTTGATAGCACGCCGAATCAGGGAACTTGGTGTATATTCAGAACTTCAGCCGTTTAACATTTCAGTAGAAAAAATCAAACAACTGAAGCCGAACGGCATAATTCTTTCCGGCGGACCTTCAAGCGTGTATGAAGAAAACGCCCCGCATTGCTCGCCAGAAATATTCCGCATGGGGATTCCGATGTTGGGAATTTGCTATGGCTTACAGATGATTGCGTATCAACTCGGCGGCGAAGTTGACCCGTCTGCGAAACGGGAATATGGTCGGGCGGAAGTTATGTTTGATGATGCTACGGATTTGTTTGCAGGAATTGATGGAAACAAAACAACCGTATGGATGAGTCACGGCGATCACCTGACGAAATTGCCAAGCGGATTTGAACGCATCGCTCACTCGAACAATTCTCCCATCTGTGCGATTCGGAATAACGTGAAAAAGATTTTTGGAGTACAGTTTCATCCCGAAGTTATCCACACGGAGAGAGGAAAAGAGATTCTCGGGAATTTCCTTTTCAACATTTGTGAGTGTAAAGGAAATTGGAATGCCGGTTCATTCATCGAAAAGGAGAAAGAAGAAATCCGTTTATCTGTAGGGAATCAGAATGTTATCTGTGCCCTCAGCGGTGGCGTAGATTCTTCGGTGCTTGCAGTGCTGTTGCATGAAGCAATCGGCGACCAACTCTATTGCATCCACATCAATAACGGGTTGATGCGGAAAGAAGAAAGCGAATACGTCGTGAAACTGTATCGCGACACGTACCATTTCAATCTTGATTATGTTGATGCATCTGAAATATTTCTCGGCAAGTTACAAGGCGTGACCGACCCGGAACAGAAGCGAAAAATTATCGGGAACACGTTCATCGAAATATTTGATAATGAAGCACATAAAATCGGTAACGTTGGTTTTCTCGCGCAAGGCACGTTGTATCCCGATGTCATCGAATCAACCGCGTTTCGGGGACCATCGCACAAAATAAAAACGCATCATAACGTCGGCGGATTGCCGGAACGGATGAACCTGAAACTCATCGAACCGTTCAGAGAATTGTTCAAAGATGAAGTGCGCTCAGTCGGGCGAACGCTTGGAATGCCGGAGGAGTTGATTATTCGACATGCATTTCCCGGTCCCGGACTCGCCGTTCGCATCATCGGTGACGTCACGAAAGAAAAATGTAATTTGCTGAGAGAAGCCGATGCAATTTTTGTGAACGAAATTCACAAAGCAGGAATGTATGAATCGTTGTGGCAGGCGTTTGTGGTTCTGCTTCCTGTGCAAACCGTTGGAGTTATGGGGGACCAACGCACGTACGAGAATGTTGCCGCGCTTCGTGCTGTGACAAGTCAGGATGGAATGACTGCCGATTGGGCGCCTCTGCCGCACGAATTACTCGCGAAAGTTTCCAGCCGCATCGTGAATGAAGTCCGCGGAATCAATCGCGTTGTGTATGATATAAGTTCGAAGCCGCCCTCGACGATTGAGTGGGAATGATTTTTTTGATTTGCAAGGGTGCAGGGTGTAGAGTGCGCGGGCGAAATTATTGAGATATGCGATGTGGGATATGAGCGGTGAGCCATGAGCGCTGAGCAGTGATAAATGAAGCAATCACTATTCACAATTTACAATAACGCAATGAAGACTACCTGCAACAAATGACTAATGACGATTGACAAATGACTTCACACAAAGTACCAAGTACAAAGAACTAAGTACGAACAAAAGACGATTGACAAATGACAAATGACAACAAAAGAATAACATTTTTTGAAGAACTGAAATGGCGCGGATTGATACACTCTTTCTCGCAAGGCGTGGAAGAACATCTCGCGAAAGGAAATGTAACCGGCTACATCGGATTTGACCCGACGGCTTCGTCCCTGCATGTCGGTTCGCTGTTGCCGATTATGGGACTCGTTCATCTTCAACGATGCGGACACACACCGATTGCCATCGCAGGCGGTGGCACGGGAATGATTGGCGACCCAAGCGGGAAAACGCAGGAACGAAAACTTCTCACAAAGGAAGACATCGAAGCAAATCTCGAAGGTATCAAGAAACAACTTGCAAAGTTTTTGGATTTCGATGCAAAAGAAAATCCCGCGAAGTTGGTG
The genomic region above belongs to Ignavibacteriota bacterium and contains:
- the guaA gene encoding glutamine-hydrolyzing GMP synthase; translation: MRMIHSETILVLDFGSQYSQLIARRIRELGVYSELQPFNISVEKIKQLKPNGIILSGGPSSVYEENAPHCSPEIFRMGIPMLGICYGLQMIAYQLGGEVDPSAKREYGRAEVMFDDATDLFAGIDGNKTTVWMSHGDHLTKLPSGFERIAHSNNSPICAIRNNVKKIFGVQFHPEVIHTERGKEILGNFLFNICECKGNWNAGSFIEKEKEEIRLSVGNQNVICALSGGVDSSVLAVLLHEAIGDQLYCIHINNGLMRKEESEYVVKLYRDTYHFNLDYVDASEIFLGKLQGVTDPEQKRKIIGNTFIEIFDNEAHKIGNVGFLAQGTLYPDVIESTAFRGPSHKIKTHHNVGGLPERMNLKLIEPFRELFKDEVRSVGRTLGMPEELIIRHAFPGPGLAVRIIGDVTKEKCNLLREADAIFVNEIHKAGMYESLWQAFVVLLPVQTVGVMGDQRTYENVAALRAVTSQDGMTADWAPLPHELLAKVSSRIVNEVRGINRVVYDISSKPPSTIEWE